The following proteins come from a genomic window of Novosphingobium aromaticivorans DSM 12444:
- the thiD gene encoding bifunctional hydroxymethylpyrimidine kinase/phosphomethylpyrimidine kinase, which translates to MSAPPRILSIAGSDSGGGAGIQADIKTITMLGGYAMTAICALTAQDTTGVHAVLPVAPDMVAAQIDACVNDLGVDAVKIGMLGSPEIAAIVADRLERLAVPIVFDPVMIATSGAALADAATVAAFERLMAIATLTTPNVPELEALGGDAAMQARGVAYVAKGGDAQGPEVTDRLVVPGREARTWTAPRIATTSTHGTGCTMSSAIATFLGFGAPLDEAVEDAREFVRAALLAAPGFGAGHGPLGHHAVR; encoded by the coding sequence ATGTCCGCCCCGCCCCGCATCCTGTCGATAGCCGGTTCGGACTCCGGTGGCGGCGCCGGCATCCAGGCCGACATCAAGACGATCACCATGCTGGGCGGCTATGCCATGACCGCCATCTGCGCCCTCACCGCGCAGGACACCACCGGCGTCCATGCGGTCCTGCCGGTCGCCCCAGACATGGTCGCCGCGCAGATCGACGCCTGCGTGAACGACCTCGGCGTCGATGCGGTGAAGATCGGGATGCTCGGCTCGCCCGAAATCGCGGCCATCGTTGCAGACAGGCTGGAACGCCTGGCCGTGCCCATCGTCTTCGACCCCGTGATGATTGCCACCAGCGGCGCGGCCCTGGCCGACGCGGCCACGGTCGCTGCTTTCGAGCGGCTGATGGCAATCGCCACGCTGACCACGCCGAATGTGCCCGAACTGGAAGCGCTCGGCGGCGATGCGGCCATGCAGGCGCGCGGCGTGGCCTACGTCGCCAAGGGCGGAGATGCCCAGGGGCCGGAAGTGACCGACCGCCTGGTCGTGCCCGGGCGCGAGGCCCGCACCTGGACCGCGCCGCGCATCGCCACCACCAGTACCCACGGCACCGGCTGCACGATGTCGAGCGCGATCGCGACCTTCCTGGGTTTCGGCGCGCCCCTCGACGAGGCTGTCGAGGACGCGCGCGAATTCGTCCGCGCCGCCCTGCTCGCCGCGCCCGGCTTCGGTGCGGGACACGGCCCGCTGGGCCATCACGCGGTGCGCTGA
- a CDS encoding sulfatase family protein: protein MISSFNLTRRATLGGAAATMVLGAAPAIASKRARRPNILYIMADDLGYADLSCYGRRDFETPVLDKLAAQGLRFTNAYANSAVCTATRVGLITGRYQYRLPVGLEEPLAFRPNIGLPPSHPTLPSLLAKAGYRTSLIGKWHLGSLPDFDPLKSGYQTFWGIRSGGVDYYTHATSNGQPDLWDGPTPVERAGYLTDLLADRAVSEIREASSGEAPWFMSLHFTAPHWPWEGPDDASESARIAKLKDPSALFHFDGGSAAIYAAMVRRLDYQIGRVLEALKANRAEQDTIVVFTSDNGGERFSDTWPFSGRKTELLEGGLRIPAIVRWPGVTRAGTTSDAQIISMDWLPTFLAAAGSAPDPGHPSDGVDVTPALGGGSLAERALFWRYKNRAQRAVRRGNLKYLRIAENEFLFDVAADPLERANLKDRQPEDFAALKAAWEKWNATMLPLDPQSYTHGFHADELADRFGVQPD, encoded by the coding sequence ATGATCTCCTCCTTCAATCTCACCCGCCGCGCCACCCTTGGCGGAGCCGCCGCCACCATGGTTCTCGGCGCCGCGCCAGCGATTGCCAGCAAGCGCGCAAGGCGGCCGAACATTCTCTACATCATGGCTGACGACCTCGGTTACGCAGACCTGTCCTGCTATGGCCGGCGCGATTTCGAGACGCCGGTGCTCGACAAACTGGCAGCGCAGGGACTTCGCTTCACCAATGCTTATGCCAACAGCGCGGTCTGCACGGCTACCCGTGTAGGTCTCATCACCGGGCGCTATCAGTATCGCCTGCCTGTGGGCCTGGAAGAACCACTCGCGTTCCGACCCAACATCGGCCTGCCGCCCTCGCACCCGACACTGCCCTCGCTGCTCGCCAAGGCGGGCTATCGCACTTCGCTCATCGGCAAGTGGCACCTTGGAAGCCTTCCCGACTTCGACCCGCTCAAGAGCGGTTACCAGACCTTCTGGGGCATCCGCAGCGGCGGCGTCGACTATTACACCCACGCCACCAGCAACGGCCAGCCAGACCTGTGGGACGGACCGACGCCGGTGGAAAGGGCGGGCTACCTGACCGACCTCCTCGCCGACCGTGCCGTAAGCGAGATCCGCGAAGCCTCGTCTGGCGAGGCCCCATGGTTCATGAGCCTGCACTTCACCGCACCGCACTGGCCATGGGAAGGCCCTGACGACGCCAGTGAGTCCGCCCGCATTGCCAAGCTGAAGGACCCCAGCGCCCTGTTCCACTTCGATGGCGGCAGCGCGGCGATCTATGCCGCCATGGTTCGCCGTCTCGACTATCAGATTGGCCGTGTCCTCGAAGCGCTGAAGGCGAACCGGGCCGAACAGGACACAATCGTCGTATTCACCAGCGACAACGGCGGCGAGCGCTTCTCCGACACCTGGCCGTTCAGCGGTCGCAAGACCGAACTGCTCGAAGGCGGCCTGCGCATCCCCGCCATCGTGCGCTGGCCCGGCGTCACGAGAGCCGGCACGACCAGCGACGCACAGATCATCTCGATGGACTGGTTGCCCACGTTCCTTGCCGCTGCCGGCTCCGCCCCCGATCCCGGCCACCCCAGCGACGGCGTCGACGTTACGCCGGCTCTCGGTGGTGGATCGCTCGCCGAACGCGCCTTGTTCTGGCGCTACAAGAACCGCGCCCAGCGTGCCGTGCGGCGGGGCAACCTGAAATATCTCAGGATCGCCGAAAACGAATTCCTGTTCGACGTGGCTGCCGACCCGCTCGAACGGGCGAACCTGAAGGACCGCCAGCCCGAGGACTTCGCCGCGCTCAAGGCAGCGTGGGAAAAGTGGAACGCCACCATGCTGCCGCTCGATCCCCAGTCCTACACCCACGGCTTCCACGCCGACGAGTTGGCCGACCGCTTCGGAGTGCAGCCGGATTAG
- a CDS encoding DUF1272 domain-containing protein: MLEMRPDCERCGADLPAEAPGAFICSFECTFCAECADDLDDRCPNCGGELMDRPTRAKALHAKHPPSTTRKFKG, encoded by the coding sequence ATGCTTGAAATGCGCCCTGATTGCGAGCGTTGCGGCGCCGACCTTCCGGCCGAGGCGCCCGGCGCCTTCATCTGCTCGTTCGAATGCACCTTCTGCGCCGAATGCGCCGACGACCTCGACGACCGCTGCCCCAATTGCGGCGGGGAACTGATGGACCGGCCAACGCGGGCCAAGGCGCTCCACGCCAAGCATCCGCCGTCGACGACGCGCAAGTTCAAGGGCTGA
- a CDS encoding LOG family protein — protein MTEEEKLHELTKRKFYKAEQEAGFVESQPRTTPQQQDPAYRLAFRDTDFLLREELRPVRFQLELLKTEMLLDEAAIGSTLVVYGSARIPSPDMAEAAMSTATTPEKKAVIERLVAKAKYYEEARKLAYTASSCGLVEEGKRQFVICSGGGPSIMEAANRGAQEAGAESIGLNIVLPHEQAPNSFVTPHLSFQFHYFALRKMHFLLRARAVAVFPGGFGTFDEFFEMLTLIQTGKMKPIPILLFGKDYWSRVVNFEALAEEGVINFEDLELFTPVETADEAWKHIVDFYDLDC, from the coding sequence ATGACAGAAGAAGAAAAGCTGCACGAGCTTACCAAGCGCAAGTTCTACAAGGCCGAACAGGAAGCAGGCTTCGTTGAAAGCCAGCCCCGGACAACTCCACAGCAACAGGACCCGGCCTATCGGCTGGCATTCCGCGACACCGACTTCCTCCTGCGCGAGGAACTTCGCCCGGTCCGCTTCCAGCTTGAGCTGTTGAAGACCGAAATGCTGCTCGATGAAGCTGCGATCGGATCAACGCTGGTCGTCTATGGCTCGGCCCGCATCCCCTCGCCCGACATGGCCGAAGCGGCCATGTCGACGGCGACCACGCCCGAGAAGAAGGCGGTGATCGAACGCCTCGTGGCCAAGGCGAAGTATTACGAGGAAGCCCGCAAGCTGGCCTATACGGCCAGTTCCTGCGGGCTGGTCGAGGAAGGCAAGCGGCAATTCGTGATCTGTTCGGGCGGCGGTCCTTCGATCATGGAGGCTGCCAACCGGGGCGCGCAGGAGGCCGGGGCTGAATCGATCGGGCTCAACATCGTGCTTCCGCACGAGCAGGCACCCAATTCCTTCGTTACGCCGCACCTCTCGTTCCAGTTCCACTACTTCGCGCTGAGGAAGATGCATTTCCTCCTGCGCGCGCGGGCGGTCGCGGTGTTCCCCGGCGGCTTCGGCACGTTCGACGAGTTCTTCGAGATGCTGACGCTGATCCAGACCGGCAAGATGAAGCCGATCCCGATCCTGCTGTTCGGCAAGGACTACTGGAGCCGCGTGGTCAACTTCGAGGCACTGGCCGAGGAAGGCGTGATCAACTTCGAGGACCTCGAGCTGTTCACCCCGGTCGAAACGGCGGACGAGGCCTGGAAGCACATCGTCGATTTCTACGATCTCGATTGTTGA
- a CDS encoding GNAT family N-acetyltransferase, with amino-acid sequence MTIRTPRLVLRPVRPEDDLPAMHRIMRQPRAMAYWSTPPHANEDETREWLANMADIPAALGEDFIVELEDRVIGKAGFYRFPDLGYLFDPDVWGQGLAREAVEAVVARGFAVHRLPRVQADVDPRNKASIRLLERLGFVETHRQARTWLVGEEWCDSVYFALTPEAWDQRTA; translated from the coding sequence GTGACGATCCGGACGCCGCGACTGGTCCTGCGCCCGGTGCGTCCTGAGGACGACCTGCCGGCGATGCACCGGATCATGCGCCAGCCGCGTGCGATGGCCTATTGGTCCACCCCGCCGCACGCGAACGAGGATGAGACGCGCGAGTGGCTGGCCAACATGGCGGACATTCCCGCCGCGCTTGGCGAGGATTTCATCGTCGAGCTGGAGGACCGGGTGATCGGCAAGGCGGGGTTCTACCGGTTCCCTGACCTTGGTTACCTGTTCGACCCGGATGTCTGGGGGCAGGGGCTTGCCCGCGAGGCGGTGGAGGCGGTGGTCGCGCGCGGCTTCGCGGTGCATCGGCTGCCGCGCGTCCAGGCCGATGTCGATCCGCGCAACAAGGCCTCGATCCGGCTGCTGGAGCGCCTCGGCTTCGTCGAGACGCACCGGCAGGCGCGCACGTGGCTGGTCGGCGAGGAATGGTGCGACAGCGTCTATTTTGCGCTGACGCCCGAGGCGTGGGATCAGCGCACCGCGTGA
- a CDS encoding aldo/keto reductase: protein MQTRTLGQSGLAVSALGYGCMGIDFGYRNKLSREDGISIIRAAAERGVTFFDTAEVYGPWTNEDMVGEALEPFKDKVVIATKFGFDIDPDTGAISGTDSRPERIRKVCEASLKRLRVDAIDLFYQHRVDPKVPIEDVAGTVRDLIAEGKVKHFGLSEPGAPTVRRAHAVQPVAALQNEYSLWTRQVESNGILDTCRELGIGLVPYSPLGKGFLAGGVTSAEQVANGDFRGTLPRFQAAAFAHNLQLLDLVKRIAAERDATPAQIALAWLLAKAPFIVPIPGTTKLHRLDENLGAADVVLTGTDLTEIEALLATVTVVGTRYPPEREAATGL from the coding sequence ATGCAGACCCGCACTCTCGGCCAGTCCGGCCTCGCCGTTTCCGCGCTCGGCTATGGCTGCATGGGCATCGATTTCGGCTACCGCAACAAGCTGAGCCGCGAGGATGGCATCTCCATCATCCGCGCCGCCGCAGAGCGCGGCGTCACCTTCTTCGACACCGCCGAAGTCTACGGGCCCTGGACCAACGAGGACATGGTCGGTGAAGCACTGGAACCCTTCAAGGACAAGGTCGTCATCGCCACCAAGTTCGGCTTCGACATCGATCCCGACACCGGCGCCATCAGCGGAACCGACAGTCGTCCCGAACGCATCCGCAAGGTCTGCGAAGCATCGCTGAAGCGCCTGCGGGTCGACGCCATCGACCTGTTCTACCAGCACCGCGTCGATCCCAAGGTGCCGATCGAGGACGTCGCCGGAACCGTGCGCGACCTCATCGCCGAGGGCAAGGTCAAGCACTTCGGCCTGTCCGAACCGGGAGCCCCCACGGTGCGCCGGGCCCATGCAGTCCAGCCCGTGGCAGCCCTGCAAAACGAGTACTCGCTGTGGACGCGCCAGGTCGAAAGCAACGGCATTCTCGACACCTGCCGCGAACTCGGGATCGGCCTCGTGCCCTATTCTCCGCTCGGCAAGGGCTTCCTTGCCGGGGGCGTGACCAGCGCCGAACAGGTCGCCAATGGCGACTTCCGCGGCACCCTGCCCCGCTTCCAGGCAGCCGCCTTCGCGCACAATCTCCAGTTGCTCGACCTCGTGAAGAGGATCGCCGCAGAACGCGATGCCACGCCCGCGCAGATTGCGCTGGCCTGGCTACTCGCCAAGGCCCCGTTCATCGTGCCGATCCCCGGCACGACGAAACTGCACCGCCTCGACGAAAATCTGGGCGCGGCCGACGTCGTCCTGACCGGCACCGACCTGACCGAGATCGAGGCCCTCCTCGCCACCGTCACCGTCGTCGGCACGCGCTACCCTCCCGAACGCGAGGCAGCCACCGGCCTGTGA